DNA sequence from the Sulfurimonas sp. HSL3-1 genome:
TATCCGCGGTGCGCTGCGCGTTCCTCCGATCGAATACCGGGGGGAGTGGCGCAAGATCACCCTGGGGCAGCCGCTGACGCGTGACGAGTTCGCCCCCGGCGAGGATGGCTTCTACCGCGTTGATGACGGGCGGGAGCTCTCCATCTTCTCCTTTGACGCCGAGGGCGTGCATTACGTGTTGAACAAGGTGGCATTATGAAACATTACAAGGCACCGGCCAAGGTCAATATCTTTCTCAAGATTACGGGGCGCCGCGGGGAATACCACGAGATCCTCTCGCGCTTTATGGTGGTGGAGCAGCTGCACGACCTGCTTTACTTCTTTCCCAAGGAGGAGGAGGGGTTCGTCATCGACGGCGATTTTGCCTGTACGACGGAGCAGAATACGATCTATAAAGCCTACCGTGCCCTGTTAGAGGCGACAGGGTCGACGGAACTTGAGCGGCTGATGCAGACCCATGGCATTGCCGTCAACAAACACATTCCCGCCTTTGCAGGCCTCGGCGGGGGCAGTTCGGACGCGGCGACCTACCTGAAGATGTGCAACGAAGTGCTGCACCTGGGGCTCGATGTCGGAGAATTGGCCGCGATCGGCGCAAAAGTAGGGGCGGACGTTCCCTTTTTCGTTTACGGCTATCCCAGCGCGAACGTCTCGGGCATCGGCGAGATCGTCGAGCCCTTTGACGAGGTGCCGCTGCAGCTCGAGACGCGCACGCCGCCGATCGAGATCAGTACGCCCGCCGTCTACCGCCGTTTCCGGGAGAGCTTTTACAAAGAGCTCTCCGCCGAGGCCCATGACTACTATGCACAGACCGATTCGAAAACGCTGCTCTCCGAATTGAGCGCCGATGATGCGAACGACCTCTTTGAACCGGCGCTGTCGCTCTACCCTGAGCTCAAAGAGCATTTCCGCCACGGCTGGTTCTTCTCCGGCAGCGGCAGCAGTTTCTTCAGGCCTCTCCCTCCGGCGTAGGTACTTCCGCCGCGAGACGGCAGTGCTCGGAGTAGGGAATGAAGATACTGAAGGTCGTTCCCGTCTTGGAGGTGTCGACGGCGATGGCGCCGGCAAAGATCTTTTCGATGATCTGGCGGCTCATGTGCAGCCCGATGCCGCTCCCTTTCATCTGTTTCTTTGTCGTGAAGTAGGGATCGAAGATCTTCGGTTTGATCTCGGGGGCGATGCCGGGGCCATTGTCCGAAACCGTAATGGTCATGCCTTCGCCGTTTTTGTTGAACAGGAGCGTGATCTGTTTGGGTTCGATGTCGTACCCCTCCAAGGCGTCTTTGGCGTTGCTGATGAGGTTCAGCAGCACCTGCGAGATGGCGGTCGCGATCTCCAGGTGGTACGCTTCCTGGGCATCGGTACCCTCGATACGCAAGGTGATACGGGCGCTTTTGAGCAGCGGGGCGACGATTCCCTCCATCTCGGAAACGATCTGTTTCAGGGGCAGGATCTTCGTCGGGGCCCGGTTTTGGAAAAAGGAGCGGAAGTCTTCGATGGTATCGGAGAGATAGAGGGTGTTCTGTTCAATCGTTTCAAAGGCCTGGTCCAGGGTCTCATCGTCGAGTTTCCCCGTTGCCTGGGCGAGTTTGAGCGACAGGAGGGTGAGGTTGACGGCGTTGAGGGGCTGGCGCCACTGGTGGGAGATGTTTGAGAGCATCTCCCCCATCAGGACGAAGCGCTCCTGTTCGAAGAGCAGCAGATCTTTCTCGTGGTTTTTTTCGATGGCCTCTTCGAGGGCCGTTTTGTAGCGCTTCATACGCAGCATCAGGTTGAGGACGGCGGAGAGGATCGTCGGGGTCAGCAGCAGCGGCATCGCGATGGAGAGAAAGACGACAATGGGGGGCAATTGACCCATAAAAAGATAGAAGGTGCCGCCTGCCACCACGAAGGAGACGGCGGTAGAGACCAGTGTCGCCCAGATGATGATCGTTTTCGGGCGATAGCGGCTGATTCTGTCGAGGAGACGGGCAAAAAGATTCATAAGAAATTATAGGGGCAGATTGATTAAAACTAGATCGTGTCCGGCGCCTTTTTTGGCGCGATGATTGGCGGCAGAGGGGCGGTTTCTGCTATGATTGCATCACTGATTTAAAGGACTGCGAGTGGGCGAAACGATTGCCAAAAACAAAAAAGCCTATCATGACTACGAGATCCTCGAAAAATTCGAAGCGGGCCTCGTGCTCCAGGGCAGCGAAGTCAAAGGGATTCGGGCCGGACGGGTCAATCTCAAGGACAGCTTTGTCAAGATCGTCAGAGGCGAAGCTTTTTTGTTCAATGCCCATATCGGCCGCCTGGAGACGACGCACCACTACTACGGCCACGAGGAGCGCGGCAGCCGGAAGCTTCTCCTGCACAAGAAAGAGATCGCCAAGCTGATCGCCGCCGTCGAAAAAGAGGGGCACACTATCGTCCCGCTGCAGCTCTATTTCAACCGCAAAAACATCGTCAAGATCCAGATCGCCATTGCGCGGGGTAAAAAGCTGCACGATAAACGCGCCGACATGAAAGAGAAAGATATGAAGCGCGACATTGAACGGGCGTTAAAAGACTACTAGCAGCTTTTTTCGGCTCGTGCAGAGCCGCCTTTAGTTGCCATAGCGGCCAGCGAAAGTTCGCGGGGCTTTGCTCCGGGAACGGCAATGAAAATGGTCGCACGACAAACGCGCCGACATGAAAGAGAAGGATATGAAGCGCGACATTGAACGGGCGCTCAAAGATTACTAGCAGCTTTTTGCGGCTCGAACAAAGCCGTGTTTCCCAAGATTATCTGTGTTTTGTTCCCTTTCTTCTTTGTTCGCACAAAGAAGAAACCGAACCCGAAAGAAGAAAGTGCGAAAGGCTGCCGCTTTCGGGATATTCCATGCCCCGGTGATCCTGCTGACACGCTAATTATCATTTCGGACTTGACAGAAGAAGCGGATGCTGACAAGCTCTACCTACTACCTACTACCTACTACCTACTACCTACTGGTACTATCCTGCTGTCCGCATGACCTCAAGCAGGGTGATGAGTATGGCGATGACGGCGGACACGATGGCGACCCTGTCCGCTCTCTTTATCGCCTTATAGATGCGTTCGAGTTCCGGGTCGTCGAGGTCGGCGAATTTGTGGGCGCGGATGTATTTGACCGCTTCGCGGAAGCGGGGGTCGCCGAACTGGATGTTCCAGCGCGGGCGCCCCATGGCTTCATAGCGTGAGGGGTGGTTGTCGCGCAGGCGGTTCAGAAAGGCGTTTGTCTCCAGCAGTTGCTTCAGTACGGCGATGATGAAGAGGGCGGTGGCGGTGATGAAAAACAGGTTAAGCGTCATACGGATTCCTTTTGCAGGAAGCGGTTGGTGGTAAAAAGTGGGTGGGGAAGTGTGTTGGGTGTGAAGGGCGTCCGCAATTACTTGCGGAGCTCTTTGATACGTGCAGATTTACCGGCACGGTCGCGCAGGTAGAAGAGTTTCGCACGACGTACACGTCCGCGGCGAAGTACTTTGATCTCGTTGATGCTGTCGCTGTAGATCGGGAAAACACGCTCGATACCGATGCCGTTGGCACCGATTTTACGAACTGTGATGGTTTTACCCGTTCCCTGACCGCGCATTGCGATACATACACCCTCGTAGTTCTGAACACGAGTTTTGTCACCTTCTTTAATGGTAACAGCGAGGCGTACGGTATCACCGGCGCGGAATTCTGGGACGTTCTTTTCAGCGACTTGAGCATTTTCGAAATTTTCGATGTATTTATTTCTCATACAATGTCCTTTTTCTATGCCTTTTAAGCTGCTCAGGCCTGAAGAATTTAGTCTTGCATTCTGACAAGGCAATTTTGAGTGCCGCAATTTTACTGTGGTTTCCCTTTAAGAATTCTGATGGCACGCCCATATTCTCAAAAAGCGGGGGCTTTCCGTAGGATGGGGCTTCCAGCAGATGGGTTTCAAAGCTTTCCGTCTCCAGCGACTCGCTGTTTCCGAGTACGCCTTCAAGGTTGCGGGCAATGGCATCTGTCATGACCAGCGAGGGCAGCTCCCCGCCGGTCAGGATGTAATCACCGATACTGAAGAGTTCGTCCGCAAAGGTCTCGATGACCCTTTCGTCTATGCCTTCGTAGCGGCCGCTGACAAATGCGACATGGCTTTTCTTGGCAAGGCGTTTGGCGTCGTTCTGCACAAACGGTTTGCCGACAGGGGTTGCGAAAACGATATGGACGTCCGGATCGTTTTCACGGAGTTGTTTCAGGGTGTCGAAAAGCGGCTGCGGGGTCATCACCATCCCGGCCCCGCCGCCGACGGCGGTGTCGTCGACCTTGCCGTGCTTGTTCGTCGTAAAGTCGCGCGGGTTGAGGTAGGAAACGTTGAACAGTCCCTTCTCCTGTGCCCGCTTGAGGATGGAGTCCTGGAAATACCCTTCGATCAGGTTGGAGAAGAGGGTGACGTAGGTAAAAGTCACGACTCCTCCAGGATGGCCATCGCGCCGTGCGCGGTGATCAGGGCCGCATCGGTATCGACACTTTCGACGAAGGGCGGCTGTTTGGGCAGAAGGAACTGCTTGGGCAGTCTCTGCTTTGTCAGCGCATCGTCGGTTTTGATCTGCAGGTAATCGACCGCGCCGATGCGCTCGATCTCCAGCACCTTGCCCAGCGTCACACCGTCTTCCATGACCGTGCAGCCGATCAGGTCGAACCAGAAGTGCTCCCCCTCATCGAGGTGGCACATTTCGCGGGTACGGCCGTAGGTCGTGTAGAGCATGACGTTGGTGAAGCGTTTGGCGTCTTCGGGGGTTTCGATACCTTCGAGTTTGACCAGTTCGCGCTCCATGTTGACCGTTTCAAACCGCAGCGGGGTACGCTCTTTGGTATAGAAGGTCTCGCCGGGGACGAACTGTTCGGGAAAATCGGTGAAGAGGTGCAGCTTCATCTCGCCGTGCAGGCCGACGGTGCGGCCAAGCGTGGCGATATGGAGGAGCCGGTCGTTATTCTGCCGTTTCGACATTGATGCGGTAGCTTTTGCCGTCTTTGGCTTTGCAGCCGGAGATAACGGTTTTGATGGCGCCGATCATTTTGCCCTCTTTGCCGATCAGCTTGCCGATGTCGGCGCCGTTGGCATAGAGGACGATTTCGGCGATCTCGTCACCTTCGAACATCTCGACGCGGATGTCCTCGGGATAGGAGGCGATGAGACGTGCGTATTCGGCGACGAAATCGGTGACCATGATTATTTGCCGGTGATCTTTTTGACGCGGTCGCTCATCGTGGCGCCGACGCTGATCCAGTAGTTCAGACGCTCTTCGTCGATCTTCTGTTCTTTGGTCATCGGGTTGTACCAGCCGATCAGTTCGATCCAGCCGCCGTCACGGCGTTTGCGGGAATCAGTAACCGCAACGCGGTAGAAAGGCTGTTTTTTGCGTCCCATACGGGTAAGACGGATTGTTGTCATTGTTCGTTCCTTCGATAAATAATAAAGTGAATGGTTTTCGGGAAGGTCGGAAAAAGAGGGCAGTGCAGCGGAACGATGAAGGAGTCACTCAACAATGAATACCGCGGCCTCTAACCGTCTTATCGGAGACGTTCCGTGCAAACCGTTCGGGTATGCGATACGCCAATGTCACAGAGGTATTGTTCATAAGCGTAAAACGATGGCGGGATTATAGCGAATAATTCTAGATTGCACAAGGGCGGGGGTGGCCCCGCTTCATTTGGCGAAAGGTACGCACGACTGGATGGCGGTGCATTCTCAGGGTCTCGGCTCTATCCTGATCTCTATTTCGTCGGCATTGTTGTTTTCATTGCGTTCGGCGATGGCATGCCCCGCATCGGCAATGACTTTGACGTACAGCACGTCAGGCGTACCTTTGACCCTGCCGTAGATGATGTGCTGCGTAAGAAACTCCCCGGGTTCAAGGTTTTTCGTTACCCAGATGGTCTTCTCTTTGTGCACCGGGCCGGAGTAGCCGTACCTGAATTGGACGGTGATCTTAAATTTTTTGCGGCTGTGCCCGTCATAGGCAAAGACGTTTTCGATGGTGGTGTCCAGTTCAAGCGGCTCATTGACATAGAGCTTTCGGACATGACTCAGTATGGTACCGCCCCTTTGGGTATAAGCCGTGATACCGGTCACCGTCAGGTCCGGCTTTTCGACAGGCTGCTGGGCAGAGGAGGACGGGGGCACGATTTTCTGGGGCACCTTGGTGGAGACGGCGGGGCGCTGTATCTGCACCTGGGGCTCTAAGGCAAATGCGGCGAGCGGCAAGAGAAACAGGGGGAGGTAAAGAGGGCGTATACGCATGATCTCTCCTTGTGGGATAATGCACGAAGATGTGACCATTATAACAGTTTCGCTGCGACGGAAGCAATCGATAAAAAGGGTGAAGGCGGGAAGCCGCATGCAAATGAAGCGGCGGGGGGATCAGCGCGGGAACTTGCCGCCCTGCATCTGGCTCATCATGTTCTGCAGATCCTGCATCCCTTTTTTGCCGGAGAATTTCTTGGCCATCTTCGCGGCGTTTTTGAACTGCTTGAGGATGCGGTTGACGTCCATCTGGTCCATCCCGGCCCCTTTGGCCAGGCGCTGCTTGCGGCTGTTGTTGAGCAGGTCGGGGTTTTCGCGCTCTTTGGGGGTCATGGAGCTGACCAGCGCCTTGATCTGTTTGAGCTCCTGGGAGTTCTCCAGGTCGAAGTCTTTGAGCGCCTTGGACATGTCCCCCATCCCCGGGATCATGCCCATCAGGGATTTCATGGAGCCGAGCTTTTTCATGCTCTCCATCTGCTCGAGGAAGTCGTTGAAGTTGAACTGTCCCTTCTTGATCTTCTGGGTCAGCTTTTTCGCCTGCTTCTCATCGATAACGCTTGAGGCCTTCTCCGCCAGCCCTTCGATGTCCCCCAGGCCCATCAGGCGGTTGACGATGCGGTCGGGGAGGAAGACTTCGAGGTCCGCCATCTTCTCACCGGCACCGATAAAGCGCAGCGGCACCTGAACCTGAGAGGCGATGCCCAGCGCGACCCCGCCTTTGGCGTCACCGTCGTACTTGCTCAGGATGACCCCGTCGATCCCGATCTGCTCTTTGAAGCTCTGGGCGGTGCGGACGGCATCCTGCCCCGTCATGGAGTCGGCGACGTAGAAGATCTCGCTCGGCTTCGCGGCGTCACGGACCTGCTTCAGTTCGCTCATCAGCTCTTCGTCGATGGCCAGGCGTCCGGCGGTATCGACGAGCACGACGTCGTAGAGGTTGCTTTTGGCTTTGGCCATGGCCGCCGTGACGACCTCGACCGGGTTCTTGGTCGCCTCGTCTTCATAAAGGTCGACGCCGATCTGCTCCGTGATCTGGCGGAGCTGTTCGACGGCGGCCATACGCTGCAGGTCCGCCGCGACGATCAGGACCTTCTTCTTTTTCTGCTCTTTGAGGTAGGTGGCGAGTTTCCCTGTTGTCGTCGTTTTCCCCGAACCCTGAAGGCCGGTCATCAGGATGACGGTGGGGGGATTTGCCGCAAAAACAAACCCCTGGTGCCCTTCGCTCTTCAGCAGGTCGTGCAGGGTAAAGCGCATCGCGTCAAGGAACTGATCCTTGCCGATGCCGGCTTTCTTCGTATCCAGTTCGACGCGGTCGATAAGCTCTTTGACAACCTTGTGATGGACATCGGCTTTGAGCAGCGCTTTTTTCAGTTCGGCAAGCGCTTTCTTCAGCGCCTTTTCATCGTCATGGAAGCGGATCTTTTTAATGGCGGACGTAAACGAATCCGTCAGGGTATCAAACACGGGTGCTCCTTATGCTCTGCGTCGCA
Encoded proteins:
- a CDS encoding 4-(cytidine 5'-diphospho)-2-C-methyl-D-erythritol kinase, with product MKHYKAPAKVNIFLKITGRRGEYHEILSRFMVVEQLHDLLYFFPKEEEGFVIDGDFACTTEQNTIYKAYRALLEATGSTELERLMQTHGIAVNKHIPAFAGLGGGSSDAATYLKMCNEVLHLGLDVGELAAIGAKVGADVPFFVYGYPSANVSGIGEIVEPFDEVPLQLETRTPPIEISTPAVYRRFRESFYKELSAEAHDYYAQTDSKTLLSELSADDANDLFEPALSLYPELKEHFRHGWFFSGSGSSFFRPLPPA
- the smpB gene encoding SsrA-binding protein SmpB is translated as MGETIAKNKKAYHDYEILEKFEAGLVLQGSEVKGIRAGRVNLKDSFVKIVRGEAFLFNAHIGRLETTHHYYGHEERGSRKLLLHKKEIAKLIAAVEKEGHTIVPLQLYFNRKNIVKIQIAIARGKKLHDKRADMKEKDMKRDIERALKDY
- a CDS encoding HAMP domain-containing sensor histidine kinase — its product is MNLFARLLDRISRYRPKTIIIWATLVSTAVSFVVAGGTFYLFMGQLPPIVVFLSIAMPLLLTPTILSAVLNLMLRMKRYKTALEEAIEKNHEKDLLLFEQERFVLMGEMLSNISHQWRQPLNAVNLTLLSLKLAQATGKLDDETLDQAFETIEQNTLYLSDTIEDFRSFFQNRAPTKILPLKQIVSEMEGIVAPLLKSARITLRIEGTDAQEAYHLEIATAISQVLLNLISNAKDALEGYDIEPKQITLLFNKNGEGMTITVSDNGPGIAPEIKPKIFDPYFTTKKQMKGSGIGLHMSRQIIEKIFAGAIAVDTSKTGTTFSIFIPYSEHCRLAAEVPTPEGEA
- the rimM gene encoding ribosome maturation factor RimM (Essential for efficient processing of 16S rRNA), with the translated sequence MSKRQNNDRLLHIATLGRTVGLHGEMKLHLFTDFPEQFVPGETFYTKERTPLRFETVNMERELVKLEGIETPEDAKRFTNVMLYTTYGRTREMCHLDEGEHFWFDLIGCTVMEDGVTLGKVLEIERIGAVDYLQIKTDDALTKQRLPKQFLLPKQPPFVESVDTDAALITAHGAMAILEES
- the ffh gene encoding signal recognition particle protein — encoded protein: MFDTLTDSFTSAIKKIRFHDDEKALKKALAELKKALLKADVHHKVVKELIDRVELDTKKAGIGKDQFLDAMRFTLHDLLKSEGHQGFVFAANPPTVILMTGLQGSGKTTTTGKLATYLKEQKKKKVLIVAADLQRMAAVEQLRQITEQIGVDLYEDEATKNPVEVVTAAMAKAKSNLYDVVLVDTAGRLAIDEELMSELKQVRDAAKPSEIFYVADSMTGQDAVRTAQSFKEQIGIDGVILSKYDGDAKGGVALGIASQVQVPLRFIGAGEKMADLEVFLPDRIVNRLMGLGDIEGLAEKASSVIDEKQAKKLTQKIKKGQFNFNDFLEQMESMKKLGSMKSLMGMIPGMGDMSKALKDFDLENSQELKQIKALVSSMTPKERENPDLLNNSRKQRLAKGAGMDQMDVNRILKQFKNAAKMAKKFSGKKGMQDLQNMMSQMQGGKFPR
- the trmD gene encoding tRNA (guanosine(37)-N1)-methyltransferase TrmD, whose amino-acid sequence is MTFTYVTLFSNLIEGYFQDSILKRAQEKGLFNVSYLNPRDFTTNKHGKVDDTAVGGGAGMVMTPQPLFDTLKQLRENDPDVHIVFATPVGKPFVQNDAKRLAKKSHVAFVSGRYEGIDERVIETFADELFSIGDYILTGGELPSLVMTDAIARNLEGVLGNSESLETESFETHLLEAPSYGKPPLFENMGVPSEFLKGNHSKIAALKIALSECKTKFFRPEQLKRHRKRTLYEK
- the rplS gene encoding 50S ribosomal protein L19 — its product is MRNKYIENFENAQVAEKNVPEFRAGDTVRLAVTIKEGDKTRVQNYEGVCIAMRGQGTGKTITVRKIGANGIGIERVFPIYSDSINEIKVLRRGRVRRAKLFYLRDRAGKSARIKELRK
- the rpsP gene encoding 30S ribosomal protein S16 produces the protein MTTIRLTRMGRKKQPFYRVAVTDSRKRRDGGWIELIGWYNPMTKEQKIDEERLNYWISVGATMSDRVKKITGK
- a CDS encoding KH domain-containing protein codes for the protein MVTDFVAEYARLIASYPEDIRVEMFEGDEIAEIVLYANGADIGKLIGKEGKMIGAIKTVISGCKAKDGKSYRINVETAE